Genomic segment of Corynebacterium urealyticum DSM 7109:
CCTCGGCCTGCTGACCTTCGCCTCCACCGGCACCGCACTACTCATGGTCACCGGCTCCGCAGCCCTCGCCGCTGGCCGCCACGACCTGTACTGGTTCGGCTGGGCCATCGCCACCGTCGCAGCGGTGGGCCTGTTGCTGGTGGATACCACCCCAGAACTCCGCTCGGTGCTCGCCCTAGGGATCGGCCCGCTGGTCGGTGTAGCCCTCCAGCTCTGGCGGCTCCAGCGCCTACCGAACCGGCCCAGTCGAGCCGAGGCCAGCGAGGGCGACGTCGTGAAAGAAAAGGCCTAGCTCTCCGCCGGGATGAACTTCCGGGAGAACACCGTGATCAGGGCCAGGTTTAGGACCGCAGCCACCACGCCCGCGAGAAGCATGACCGGGTAGCTGAACCACTCGGACAGGCGGGTCAGGATCATCGGGAAGAAGAAGCCCACGTAGGTGAACACGTAATAGATCGCGGTCAGGCCACCCAGCTCGTCCGGGCTGGCCAGTCGCTGCACCTCCGTCAGGCCCGTCAGCAGCGTGATGCCGTAGCCCAGCCCCAGGACGACTGCGACGATCAACGCGCCCGCCAGGGAGACGGTCTTTGCGGTCCAGGCAGCGACGAGCATGCCGATGATCACGATGACCAGACCGATCTGCTGGCCGAACGCGGAATTATTACGCCAGTACAGGTCCGGGAACTGCTGAATACCAAAGCCGAAAGCCAGCGCCAGGGCGGTGATACCCGCGGTGATGGCGATCGGATTGCCATAAGAATTCTGAATCAGAGCAGGCATGATCGCGTAGGCCACGCCGGTGCAGCCGAAGACCCACGGCGCCAGCGGCAGCACGACCAGCAGGAAGCGCGGGTGCTTCGCGGAGGGGGATGCCAGGTCGCTCAGAAACGAGCCCTTGACCTTCAGGTGTGCGCTCTGGCGGGTCTCCGGCACCGTCATCAGGCCCACGATCGTCACGATCGAGAGGACCACGTGGATCATGTACGGCAGCTGGCCGGGGATCGGACCCCACTGAGCAAGCAGGCCTGCGATCAACGCACCCACCGCGAAACCGCCGGTCATGGCCATCGCGGAACGCTTCGCCCCGGAGTTCGGCTTGGCGGTGGGATCGAAGGCAGGACTGGAGAGCTCCTTAATCCAGGAACCGCCAGCGGTCATCGCCATGCCCAGCGCCAAGCCGGAGAGCATGCGGCCAGTAAAGATGATCGGCTCGCTGGTCTCGCCCATCGCGATGAGGACGGACCCAATCAGCGCAACGATCGGGGCAGGCAGCATGACGACGCGGCGTCCATAACGGTCGGACAGTGGCCCG
This window contains:
- a CDS encoding MFS transporter; protein product: MAKATANSRFPLNPHSSMAARCRGLTLVAMSRSSDTPTNLNIDSRGSKYKGSRAWLMVALAVFIVAWGGNEFTPMMVFYRGEDVFSPVFVDALLAFYAVGIAIGLLVAGPLSDRYGRRVVMLPAPIVALIGSVLIAMGETSEPIIFTGRMLSGLALGMAMTAGGSWIKELSSPAFDPTAKPNSGAKRSAMAMTGGFAVGALIAGLLAQWGPIPGQLPYMIHVVLSIVTIVGLMTVPETRQSAHLKVKGSFLSDLASPSAKHPRFLLVVLPLAPWVFGCTGVAYAIMPALIQNSYGNPIAITAGITALALAFGFGIQQFPDLYWRNNSAFGQQIGLVIVIIGMLVAAWTAKTVSLAGALIVAVVLGLGYGITLLTGLTEVQRLASPDELGGLTAIYYVFTYVGFFFPMILTRLSEWFSYPVMLLAGVVAAVLNLALITVFSRKFIPAES